The Lucilia cuprina isolate Lc7/37 chromosome 5, ASM2204524v1, whole genome shotgun sequence genome includes a window with the following:
- the LOC111679195 gene encoding uncharacterized protein LOC111679195, whose product MWFKTILLSFLIATTSAVTVNLPTDISTYLQDQGYFKDPVNNINNITNAFNDALKSLNLTDIEVNIILNHIEDSQLDTEEFEKSLKYLFNTTLRTNWQMKYILQQIAIAANNLTVNEVLYEILWQELSRDPNKRNPFLYIELYRDLEGVLKNFTSIKLITLQNEIRTNVVESSALIIQSFFINNSTIKQLLKELKPLNNLYQTTIPRIFENLNGIENQWLITKELLDFDNHTQEAVYNHLSYIQYLTAHSEVVPYGIYKNLEKLIARIDFINISISQRQISSKLLPLSMGNLFASQKLCLRNATTNYYLYECPQTYLMCTNFIGDNLNPINRKKAAFEIERIGNDQYTLRSPYWGRYFHLQNSTLKNITSSFNVNNTSSSVAFSKITKNLYSHVDASSWFIRFQGNHATIVDSSETFYVCGGDSSHWNNMEKYSYTRPSKDFRGKENECLWLFEDCSDVV is encoded by the coding sequence ATGTGGTTTAAAAccatattattaagttttttaattgcAACAACAAGTGCCGTTACAGTTAATCTACCAACGGATATTTCAACATATCTCCAGGATCAAGGATATTTTAAAGATCCTGtgaataatattaacaatataaCAAATGCTTTTAATGATGCGTTAAAGTCCTTAAATTTAACGGATATagaagtaaatattattttaaatcacaTAGAAGACTCACAGCTGGATACAGAGGaatttgaaaaatctttaaaatatttattcaatacTACTCTACGCACAAACTggcaaatgaaatatattttacaacaaattgcCATCGCCGCTAATAATCTAACGGTAAATGAAGTGTTATATGAAATATTGTGGCAAGAATTAAGCAGAGATCCTAACAAAAGgaatccatttttatatatcGAATTGTACAGAGATTTGGAAggagttttgaaaaatttcacaaGTATTAAGTTGATAACTTTACAAAATGAAATACGAACAAATGTTGTGGAATCTAGTGCTCTAATAAtacaaagtttctttataaataactCAACTATAAAGCAATTGTTGAAGGAGTTAAAGCCGCTTAATAACTTATATCAAACAACCATACCACGAATCTTTGAAAATCTGAATGGCATAGAAAATCAATGGCTGATAACGAAGGAACTCTTAGATTTTGATAATCACACCCAGGAAGCTGTATATAATCACTTAAGctatatacaatatttaactGCTCATAGTGAAGTTGTACCGTATGGtatctataaaaatttggaaaaacttATAGCCCgtatagattttataaatatttctataagcCAACGTCAGATATCCTCTAAACTATTACCTCTATCTATGGGTAATTTATTTGCTAGCCAAAAACTATGTCTACGTAATGCCACCACTAATTACTATCTATACGAATGTCCACAAACCTATTTAATGTGTACAAACTTTATAGGCGATAACCTAAATCCGATAAATCGTAAAAAGGCTGCCTTTGAAATAGAACGCATAGGCAATGACCAGTATACTCTGCGCAGTCCCTATTGGGGTCGTTATTTTCATTTGCAAAATAGTACTTTGAAAAATATAACATCATCGTTTAATGTTAATAACACTAGCAGTAGTGTGGCGTTttcgaaaataacaaaaaatctatacaGTCATGTCGATGCCTCATCTTGGTTTATACGTTTTCAAGGCAATCACGCCACTATTGTTGATTCCTCGGAAACTTTTTACGTTTGTGGCGGTGATTCTTCTCACTGGAATAATATGGAAAAATATTCCTATACAAGACCATCAAAGGATTTTCGAGGAAAAGAAAATGAATGTTTGTGGTTATTTGAAGATTGCAGTGATGTCGTTTAA